The DNA sequence GATCAGCATATGCAGCTACATCATCCATCAAATGCGTTACCAAGACGATTGTCATTCCAGAAAGGTGGAGTTCTTTAAACAAGGTCATCAATTCTTTTCTGCCCAAAGGATCTAGCCCTGCTGTCGGCTCATCCAAAACCAAGACAGTTGGCTCCATGGCCAGCATACCTGCTATAGCCACACGTCTCATTTGGCCACCCGAAAGTTCAAAAGGACTGCGCTCAAAGAGTGACTCATCGATACCTACCAAGGCTAACTTTTCACGCGCAATTTTCTTGGCCTCTTCCTCAGAAACTCCAAAATTTTGCGGTCCAAATGCAACATCTTTCAAGACAGTCTCTTCAAAAATCTGATTTTCAGCAAATTGAAACACTAAACCAACTTGCTTTCGAATCTGACGAATTTCTTTATTGGTTGATGTAGGGGTAATGACGGTATCGAAAACTCGAACAGAACCCTTGCTTGGAAGCAATAGGCCATTTAAAAGCTGTAAGATAGTCGATTTCCCACTACCTGTATGTCCTATCAAAGCTGTATAGGAGCCATCCTCAATCATCAAAGAAACATCAGTCAAGGCTGATGAAGATAGGGGAGTCCCCTCTTGATAGGTAAAGCTCACATTTTCTAGAGTAATTCCCATAACTTGTCCTCTAGCTCTCCTTCTGTCAAATAGCCATCCGGCAACTGATAACCAGTCTCTCTCAAAGATTCTTTCAATTGATTAGTAAAGGGATCATCTAAGCCTATCTGGTCAAGATCAGCCCGAGAAAAAAGTTCTCTTGGGCTACTGGTTGACTCCACTTGGCCTTTTTTCATGACCAAGACACGGTCACTCATCGCAACTTCCTCTAAATCATGTGTAATGGAGACGACTGTCATCTGGTGATCTTTTCGAATCTCTTGAACTGTCTGAATCAGTTCTCTGCGTCCCTCAGGATCCAACATACTTGTAGCCTCGTCCAGAATTAAAATAGCAGGTCTCAAGGCAACAACTCCT is a window from the Streptococcus oralis genome containing:
- a CDS encoding energy-coupling factor transporter ATPase, which encodes MGITLENVSFTYQEGTPLSSSALTDVSLMIEDGSYTALIGHTGSGKSTILQLLNGLLLPSKGSVRVFDTVITPTSTNKEIRQIRKQVGLVFQFAENQIFEETVLKDVAFGPQNFGVSEEEAKKIAREKLALVGIDESLFERSPFELSGGQMRRVAIAGMLAMEPTVLVLDEPTAGLDPLGRKELMTLFKELHLSGMTIVLVTHLMDDVAAYADQVYVMEKGRLVKSGKPCEVFQDVASMEKVQLGVPKITAFCKRLADRGVAFKKLPIKIEEFKESLNG